The following are from one region of the Fusarium verticillioides 7600 chromosome 1, whole genome shotgun sequence genome:
- a CDS encoding beta-lactamase: MTEIHGTCDPKFQGVRSLLDKYIKSGEEVGASITIDIDGKEVVDIWGGYADKERTKPWEKDTIVNVFSCTKTITSLAVLMLVDRGLIDVNERVSHYWPEFAQNGKQDVLVRHLLSHTSGVSGWEEPVSVEDVYDTDKAAAMLARQAPWWTPGTASGYQAVCFGHLLGELIKRVSGKSLREFVDTEIAGVLDADFQIGAAENTWDRISPLIPPPPTGVMPEFEEGSARAKTLLNPGFDPSFANTGPWRQAELGGSNGHGNSRSMARILSAITLGGSSQGKKLLSEDTIKLIFQEQASGTDLVLGSSLRFGIGFGLAPSPALLWVPEGNVCYWSGWGGSIIIMDLDRRMTIAYAMNKMAGGLDSSDRAEAYGKAIYQAFEK, from the coding sequence ATGACTGAGATTCACGGCACATGTGACCCGAAATTCCAGGGAGTCCGCTCTCTCCTTGACAAGTACATCAAATCAGGCGAAGAGGTTGGTGCCTCGATCACCATTGACATCGATGGCAAAGAAGTGGTGGACATCTGGGGCGGATACGCCGACAAGGAGCGAACCAAGCCATGGGAAAAAGATACCATCGTCAATGTGTTTTCGTGCACAAAGACAATCACCAGTCTCGCAGTCCTCATGCTCGTCGACAGAGGATTGATCGACGTCAACGAGCGCGTCTCACACTACTGGCCTGAGTTTGCGCAAAATGGCAAACAGGACGTTCTGGTCAGGCATTTGCTGAGTCATACGTCTGGTGTCTCAGGCTGGGAAGAGCCGGTATCAGTTGAAGACGTGTACGATACTGACAAAGCGGCTGCAATGCTAGCCCGTCAGGCTCCGTGGTGGACTCCCGGGACGGCATCCGGATATCAGGCTGTGTGTTTCGGACATCTTCTCGGAGAGCTGATCAAGCGTGTTTCTGGCAAGTCGCTACGCGAATTTGTGGACACTGAGATCGCAGGTGTTTTGGATGCAGACTTTCAGATCGGCGCAGCCGAGAACACCTGGGACCGCATTTCTCCTCTCATTCCCCCGCCTCCGACGGGAGTTATGCCAGAGTTTGAAGAGGGATCTGCGCGAGCCAAGACGCTACTCAACCCCGGATTTGACCCCAGCTTTGCGAACACCGGGCCTTGGAGGCAAGCTGAGCTAGGTGGCTCCAACGGCCATGGCAACTCCCGCTCTATGGCGCGTATTCTCTCTGCAATCACCCTAGGTGGCTCGAGCCAAGGCAAGAAGTTGCTGTCAGAAGATACGATCAAGTTGATTTTCCAGGAACAGGCCAGTGGAACGGACTTGGTTCTTGGGTCGTCGTTGAGATTCGGCATTGGTTTTGGACTGGCGCCTTCACCAGCACTACTCTGGGTTCCAGAGGGCAATGTCTGTTACTGGTCCGGCTGGGGCGGTTCAATTATCATCATGGATCTGGATAGGCGTATGACGATTGCTTATGCTATGAATAAGATGGCGGGTGGACTTGACAGTAGTGATCGGGCTGAGGCCTATGGAAAGGCAATTTATCAGGCCTTTGAGAAGTAA